Proteins found in one Melospiza georgiana isolate bMelGeo1 chromosome 1, bMelGeo1.pri, whole genome shotgun sequence genomic segment:
- the ZHX2 gene encoding zinc fingers and homeoboxes protein 2 has translation MASKRKSTTPCMVRTSEVVEQEGAEGAEAPKDKGTGAAQQDSKKTWPSENSVKDCEVVEAKPTGENQSKKPQGGYECKYCPYSTQNLNEFTEHVDTQHPNVILNPLYVCAECNFTTKKYDSLSDHNAKYHPGETNFKLKLIKRNNQTVLEQSIEAATSDVTVTSSGLENPECDDSLHGGVSANKPPVMKLGKPKGEAKKGSKKPEEGVTENHVDGALPRIITDATEAIACINGDLLHDVLAHVMPSVQLPPNINLVPKVPVPLNSTKYNSALDTNATMINSFNKFPYPTQAELSWLTAASKHPEEQIRIWFATQRLKHGISWSPEEVEEARKKMFNGTIQAVPQTITVLPAPLATAKMPQPIIQTALPCQILGQTGLVLTPVSNGSTVSCSPITLAVAPNQGQKRTIQTLSSAPEAKRPHVVQVPEIPAKVTAVPVTPASERKKTKEQIAELKASFMASQFPDDAEVYRLIEATGLSRSEIKKWFSDHRYRSQRGIVQIPGDALGKDQIAPSAGRHGRSFHPYTDLPPQRFKEKTQEQLRALEESFLKCSFPTQGELDRLRVETKLSRREIDSWFSERRKIRDSMEQAVLDSMGSYRKIKDQGTPNGAISQAELLTSSQLPGALSGSSTTLKKTQEQIHLLKSTFARTQWPSPQEYDQLASQTGLTRTEIVRWFKENRSSLRTGSLKWIDQYQQQCAGDGHNKQSQKKSSKHIESPKNGNEVSRQHYQEHKKLNEENGGKPVVRAKRDCEPLKDSLLGNQAEGVERLECSNSHEGPGSEENEEPAEVNWVEVTVGEDDAASDCTDSWSQTAPTEGHTELPDLDSESISGDNSHV, from the coding sequence atggCCAGCAAGAGAAAGTCCACAACTCCCTGTATGGTGCGAACCTCTGAGGTCGTGGAGCAGGAAGGTGCCGAGGGTGCAGAGGCTCCCAAAGACAAAGGGACcggagcagcacagcaggactcCAAAAAAACCTGGCCTTCAGAAAACTCAGTCAAAGACTGCGAGGTGGTGGAGGCGAAGCCCACGGGTGAAAATCAGTCTAAGAAACCCCAGGGTGGTTATGAGTGTAAGTACTGCCCTTACTCGACACAAAACCTGAATGAATTCACAGAGCACGTTGACACCCAGCATCCAAATGTCATTCTCAACCCCCTGTATGTCTGTGCTGAATGCAACTTCACAACCAAAAAATACGATTCTTTATCTGACCACAACGCGAAGTACCACCCGGGAGAGACCAACTTTAAACTGAAGTTAATTAAACGCAATAATCAGACTGTCCTGGAGCAGTCTATCGAGGCTGCCACTAGCGatgtcactgtcaccagcaGTGGGCTGGAGAACCCAGAGTGTGACGATTCACTTCATGGGGGAGTCAGTGCAAATAAACCACCTGTGATGAAGCTGGGAAAGCCTAAAGGGGAAGCCAAGAAGGGATCTAAAAAGCCAGAGGAGGGAGTTACAGAAAACCACGTGGATGGCGCTCTGCCCCGCATCATCACTGATGCCACTGAAGCGATTGCCTGTATAAATGGAGACCTGCTCCATGATGTGTTAGCCCATGTAATGCCCTCTGTACAGCTGCCACCAAATATCAACCTTGTCCCCAAGGTCCCGGTCCCTCTGAACAGTACCAAATACAACTCTGCACTGGACACTAATGCAACCATGATCAACTCCTTTAATAAGTTTCCTTACCCAACACAAGCAGAGCTGTCGTGGTTGACGGCAGCATCCAAACATCCTGAAGAACAAATTCGAATCTGGTTTGCTACGCAGCGCTTGAAGCACGGTATAAGTTGGTCTCCTGAAGAAGTGGAGGAAGCAAGGAAGAAGATGTTCAATGGCACTATCCAGGCAGTTCCCCAGACCATCACCGTCCTGCCAGCTCCTTTGGCAACTGCAAAAATGCCACAGCCCATCATCCAGACAGCTTTGCCTTGTCAGATACTGGGCCAGACTGGCCTGGTTTTGACTCCCGTGTCAAATGGTTCAACTGTTTCCTGTTCACCAATTACCCTTGCTGTTGCCCCAAACCAGGGCCAAAAGAGGACAATACAGACCTTATCAAGTGCCCCAGAGGCCAAGCGTCCTCATGTAGTCCAGGTGCCTGAGATTCCTGCCAAGGTGACTGCTGTTCCAGTGACCCCAGCCAGTGAGAGGAAAAAGACCAAGGAGCAGATAGCAGAGCTGAAGGCCAGTTTCATGGCAAGCCAGTTTCCTGATGATGCAGAAGTCTACCGGCTTATAGAGGCAACAGGGCTTTCCAGGAGTGAGATCAAGAAGTGGTTCAGTGACCACAGGTACAGAAGTCAGAGGGGCATTGTGCAAATTCCTGGTGATGCTTTAGGGAAAGATCAAATAGCACCTTCAGCTGGTCGACATGGCCGGTCATTTCACCCCTACACAGATCTTCCTCCCCAGAGATTCAAAGAGAAAACTCAAGAGCAGCTTAGGGCCCTTGAGGAGAGTTTCCTAAAATGCTCTTTTCCTACCCAGGGAGAATTGGACAGGCTTCGAGTGGAGACCAAGCTGAGTAGGAGGGAGATAGATTCATGGTTCTCTGAGAGGAGAAAGATAAGGGACAGCATGGAGCAAGCTGTCCTGGACTCGATGGGATCATACAGAAAAATTAAGGATCAGGGAACTCCCAATGGTGCAATAAGTCAGGCAGAACTTCTGACCAGCTCTCAGCTCCCTGGTGCTTTATCTGGGTCTTCCACCACATTGAAGAAAACACAAGAGCAAATTCATCTGTTGAAAAGCACATTTGCAAGGACCCAGTGGCCATCACCCCAGGAGTATGACCAGCTGGCATCTCAGACTGGGCTCACGAGAACTGAAATCGTTCGCTGGTTCAAGGAAAACCGGTCTTCACTGAGAACAGGGTCACTTAAATGGATTGACCAGTATCAGCAGCAGTGTGCTGGTGATGGTCACAACAAGCAAAGCCAGAAAAAGAGCTCAAAACACATTGAGAGTCCAAAGAATGGTAATGAGGTGTCTCGGCAGCATTACCAGGAGCATAAAAAGCTGAATGAAGAGAATGGGGGGAAACCAGTGGTGAGAGCAAAAAGAGACTGTGAGCCACTGAAGGACTCCTTGCTGGGGAATCAGGCAGAGGGGGTGGAGAGGCTGGAGTGCAGCAACAGCCACGAGGGCCCCGGCAGCGAGGAGAACGAGGAGCCCGCAGAGGTGAACTGGGTGGAGGTGACGGTGGGCGAGGACGACGCTGCCTCGGACTGTACGGACAGCTGGAGCCAAACAGCCCCCACAGAGGgccacacagagctgccagacTTGGACTCTGAAAGTATATCTGGAGACAATTCCCACGTATAG